From the Patescibacteria group bacterium genome, the window TCAAAATAATTTTATTCAAAGGAAGTGTTTTATTTCTTTTTACTTCTTTACTTTCAAAAAGTTTTTCCGCTTGTAAATCTACCTCGTTCCTTAATACGTCAATAACGATACCCTGTATTGTTAACTCCTTATCTCTTTTTATGATAATAGGTTCAATGGTTTTATTTGCTGGCTGTAATCTTATGTGATTTTTCTCTTTATAAAACTTTTTTAAAGTAGCTTCGTAATTATCTACCAAGGCAACTACTTTTTGGCCGTTCTCGGCGGTATCCTGCTGTTTAACCAAAACTAAGTCTCCATCGTTTATATTCTCATCAATCATACTATTTCCAACTACCCGCAGTGCATAAAATTCGCCAGTGTGGGATATTTTGCTTTTTGGCACAGCAATCATTTCTTTATTTTGAATTGCTTCAATAGGTTGTCCGGCGGCGATCAAACCAAGTAATGGTATATTTACCATTTTTTCATTCTCGTAAATATTAATTGATCTTGGTCTATTGTCTTGTTTGCCTACAAATCCCAAGTCCCGCAGTTTTTTGACATGAAAATGGGCAGTAGAAACAGAGGCAAGTTTAAATTTTTTGCGTATTTCTTCCAAAGAGGGGGCATAGCCCTTTTTCTCATGATAGGAGGATATGAAGTCTAAAACTTGTTTTTGTCTTTTTGTTAGCATGAACTTGACCTTAGTTTTTATTAGCTCTATAATTATAGTATAATAGAAAGAAAATAGAAAGTCAAAAATTGATTTATCCACAATGTAAGAGTTAAAATTCACTTTATGAGCAAAATTAAAGTAATAAGCCCTAAGCCATACGAACATGTTGGAGCCTCATTTATTCTTTCAGGACAAGTTGCAAAATCTTGTTTAAAAACTAATTGGGGTAGCATAGATGACAGAATCCTCGGCAGTTTTGTTGATGTTGATGGATTTGAGTTTGCTAATACTGTAAGCGCCGATATTAAGCACGATGTATGTTCAATTTTTAAGAGAAAACTTAGTTTTTCCACCACCGTTCAATTTAGCCAATTTAACGTGCCGTTTATTGTAAAATCTCAAGGTCGGATCGCTCTCAAGTTAAGCACACACCAAAAGCACTGTGATCTATTTATTCCGCTAATTGTTAGCGAACTTGAACCTAAAGGTGGAGTTGACCCATCAATTGTTGAAAGACAAAAAACTATCGGACAGAGAATCACTCAATATGAAAAAGACTTAGAAAATTACAATGCTGAAAGAGAACGTATAGGACAAGCAACCACAAAGAAGGAAGATGAAATCGAAATATGCGACTACACAGAACGCGATAGACTCGAAGCAGAATTGGAAGAAAAGTATAAAGATGCAATTAAATGGCGCGGACCGCTTTTTGGCGGTCCCGATCTCTTACCTTTTGTTCTAAAAACTTGTTTGGAACTTATAACACTATGGGTTGTTAAAAATACGCTACAAGATTTGAATGATGCCTTATGGGGTAAATTTAAACAGGCAGTCAAACAAGTTTTTAATACAAAAAAAATAAATCCCAGTAAAAAGAACGACATCGCGTTGGTCATAAAACAAGCAGGGAAAAAGACTGTGGTTTTTCTTTTCAGTATAAATTTAACTTTAGACGAAGCGGAAGACGCATTGACAGAAGCTAAAAGGATATTAGCGAGTTTAACTGATGATACCTTGAGCAAAGAAACTTATTCCCCCATTGTCTTTAGGCTTAACAATTCGGAGAAAAAATGGGAAGAATCTTCTGATTGGATGGAGAATGATATAAGAGATGGAGAAAAAGTCGGGCATGTTGTTAATATTGATGACAAGATAGTTGGGCTGTCTCCTGATGATTACATTAAAAAAATAAAATCTGAACAATCTAAAACGCCAAACAATGGCAAGAAGGATGAAAAAGAGAGCAGTAATTAGTTTTAAGATGTTTTTTTGGAGCCTTGAATTATTGTTAAAATTTTGCACACTCCAAAATTTATACTAATAGTATTCTAATAAACCTTAATCGCAAACTTAGGAACCTCAAACCATTTCGGATTTTTTCTGTATAATTTGCGTAATTCCCTCATTTTTGGTTCAATAGAGGCAGCAAAAGGTGCAAACTTACGGACATCGTCCCCGCCAATTTTCATATTCAGCGAAATTGAAAGATGTTGCCTCTCCGCCCTGGGTGGAGCTATTTTTTATTTTTAAAAAAACTAATGTTTTGTTGCCGCCTTGATATACGGCTTTATCGGCCACAAAAGCAACGCGCCGCCAAACGAAAGGATAACAACCGTAATGATAAGAGCTTGAAATCCGGACGAAACCGCGATGTAGCCGCCCAAAGCCGCCAGCGCCGCGCTCGTCAAATCAGTGAGCGTAAAGTAAACCCCCCATTCAGTCCCCTCTTTTTCCCTGTCAATGTGGCGCGTGAATATCGCCATGTAGGTCGGGAACGTAAATGCCGTAAAGGCGCCTAATACAAATTGTACTATATAAAGCTCAAGCGGCGTACTGATAACCAAATACAGCAAAGGAACAAAGGCGATGAGAACGGTAAAAATAAACATGAGCCAAAAATCGTCTTTTTCCCCGCGAATTCTGTCAATGAGGTGCGCGATGGGAATCTGCAGAACGCTTTTGGTGAAAAGATAAATTGCCGCCGCCAGCCCCGCGACCGCTTCGTTGCCGCCGGTAATGAATTCCGTGATAAAGAGCGCAAAAATCGGCCCCAATAGTCCGGCCGCGCCGGTGAGCACCGTATCGGAGATAATGAGAAACCGGACAACCGGATTAATGTCTTTGAGAAAAAAGTATTGTAGTTTGGTTCCGCGTTTGGACATAGGTTTTATGTAAAAATTGCGTTAGCCGGCACCTCACCTAAGCTTTTACTTTCGCATACAGATTTTTCTGAAAAGCAAAGAATATTGAGCGGATACTGTCCACGCTTCCCAGCGATTGTTCCGCGTCGGCAATGGCGTGATATTTCAAATTGAGCAATACCGGCAATTTCTCTTCGCCAAGCTCCTCAACTCCTTTGGCTTCGTATTTAGACAATACAAAATCCAAAAACTCTTTTTGCCTTTCATCCAATCCTTTAAAAATTTTGTCTTTTGATTGCTCTACTCTTTGCGTTCTGGAAATTGGCTGTGTTAAAAATGATACATAAGTCAAGACATCAAAAAGATCGCTCTCTTCGGCATCAATCATCTTTTGCAGTGTTTCCAATTCGCCTTTGCCAAAACCAATTTCGGCAATATTATCCAAAAATGCTTTTCTGGTCGTTGGATTTGACCAAATACGCCGGAGCTCTTCTTCGCTCTTGAAAAATTCCGGCAGAGCGCCAAACATATTATCCATAAACTCTTGAATTGAAATCGGTTTGCCGTCCGCGCTATAAAACGAAGTTGAAATCATATGTTTAATTTCCCGTTCTTTGCCGTCAAAAAGCCTGGTTCCGCGACCGATAATCTGCTTGAATTCAATCATGGAATTAACCGGCCTCATTAAAACAATATTGCGGATATTGCGCGCGTCCACGCCGGTAGAAAGTTTTTGCGAAGTTGTTAAAATCGTTGGAATTGTTTTTTCATTGTCTTGAAATTCTCGTAAAAATTGTTCGCCGCGCGCGCCGTCATTAGCTGTGACCCGGACGCAATAATTCGGGGCTTTGCTTTCTTTCATCTGATTTATCAAATCTCTTATCAACAATGCGTGCGGTTGATTGGCGCAAAATATAATTGTTTTTTCGTTCTGATTAATTTCTTTCAAGATAACTCCCACACAATACTTTTCTCGTTCTATGATCTCAAGATTTTTATTAAAATCATTTATGTCATAAATCTTGCCTTGTTCCACTTCGCCTTCAATAACTTTATCGTCTGAAGTGTATGTATAATAATCCATATTCGTCTGAATTCTTCTTACCTTAAATGGCGTTAAAAATCCATCATTCACTCCCTCTTTGAGCGAATAAGTATAAACCGGTTCTCCAAAATATCGGTAAGT encodes:
- a CDS encoding MFS transporter: MSKRGTKLQYFFLKDINPVVRFLIISDTVLTGAAGLLGPIFALFITEFITGGNEAVAGLAAAIYLFTKSVLQIPIAHLIDRIRGEKDDFWLMFIFTVLIAFVPLLYLVISTPLELYIVQFVLGAFTAFTFPTYMAIFTRHIDREKEGTEWGVYFTLTDLTSAALAALGGYIAVSSGFQALIITVVILSFGGALLLWPIKPYIKAATKH
- a CDS encoding DEAD/DEAH box helicase family protein; translation: NGKEIYAISMKTGEEGEIADFPTPHELWNKIFSNWNKWKEKFASVPNEGEYGKRYYQEIAINNILNAVAEEKNRILLTMATGTGKTAVAFQVAWKLFQTRWNLKRDGARRPRILFLADRNILADQAFNAFSAFPQDALVRINPLDIRKKGGVPMSGSVYFTIFQTFMSGPDGTPYFGDYPADFFDFIIIDECHRGGANDESNWRGILDYFSPAVQLGLTATPRRQDNVDTYRYFGEPVYTYSLKEGVNDGFLTPFKVRRIQTNMDYYTYTSDDKVIEGEVEQGKIYDINDFNKNLEIIEREKYCVGVILKEINQNEKTIIFCANQPHALLIRDLINQMKESKAPNYCVRVTANDGARGEQFLREFQDNEKTIPTILTTSQKLSTGVDARNIRNIVLMRPVNSMIEFKQIIGRGTRLFDGKEREIKHMISTSFYSADGKPISIQEFMDNMFGALPEFFKSEEELRRIWSNPTTRKAFLDNIAEIGFGKGELETLQKMIDAEESDLFDVLTYVSFLTQPISRTQRVEQSKDKIFKGLDERQKEFLDFVLSKYEAKGVEELGEEKLPVLLNLKYHAIADAEQSLGSVDSIRSIFFAFQKNLYAKVKA